From the Tetrapisispora phaffii CBS 4417 chromosome 10, complete genome genome, one window contains:
- the MDM32 gene encoding Mdm32p (similar to Saccharomyces cerevisiae MDM32 (YOR147W); ancestral locus Anc_5.483): MLRVHVAKSLLPRMVTLARGFGPGLPTKLVRDSSRFARYSHRRTLYNSSLYRTLPWRNYSTKSVKELKDVDDEMSKNTDFLHIQNILLQKNKERMDKQKLLAEATNFYERFKINTKWFLIRGNRPFSADEIGTLFSWLILSQIIWVILGTTTFVSIILLIFNTVFAKEMVGRFIGRMLNMFLDGIDVQFQDALVPEWQKGCIRFHNVNLKTVNSKSHTAEENSLIEINLNMHQIDMTLSLRKWLLGNGLINDIAILGMTGEVSTCVPNKDSQQSLIQWFQNPKYKLGEVKVADSSIVLHDHQLQKNFTISVYNMELQQFRFEWMIRDFLNANVVDGSINNSLFNFHKRQLKLTHSNELEHDLSGWERITRLRVDSMNVRQLGLHRTDSFGWIEDGELDIVADIMVPTEDDNSNKNELLSASLKNLSINNITFYDTYDNLHDNIDNEYAFNHNITRTNDTNKYLVLDLKFKFKNLKASFPTRSPRLSTGEQIISVDELKPIISYINTKYALFHSHLNSNEGNTVWNSPNIFINKAKSYPVTTVFQSSKRTDEDDKEGKIGGKKQVIRFHDDMPTPDNEIVLNFRVVKNVEELRNMVLFGETGIYDSLTMELYVDLMKIVEEWEFKKKNDWVKAWGSTFASQLIIVGIGAMV; the protein is encoded by the coding sequence ATGTTACGAGTCCATGTGGCGAAGAGTCTTCTCCCCAGGATGGTTACTTTGGCAAGGGGTTTTGGTCCTGGGCTGCCGACGAAGCTGGTAAGAGACTCTTCCAGGTTTGCGAGATACTCGCACAGACGAACTCTatataattcttctttatatCGCACACTCCCCTGGAGAAATTATTCGACTAAGAGTgttaaagaattgaaagatgTGGATGATGAGATGAGCAAGAACACTGATTTCCTGCacattcaaaatattcttttgCAGAAGAATAAAGAGAGAATGGATAAACAGAAACTTTTGGCAGAAGCCACCAATTTTTATGAAAggtttaaaattaatacaAAGTGGTTCCTCATTAGAGGCAATAGGCCTTTCTCAGCAGACGAGATAGGTACTTTGTTTTCATGGTTGATATTATCGCAGATCATCTGGGTCATATTAGGAACAACAACATTTGTGTCGATAATTTTGTTGATATTTAATACGGTTTTCGCAAAGGAGATGGTGGGGCGTTTCATTGGAAGAATGTTAAACATGTTCTTAGATGGAATTGATGTGCAGTTCCAGGATGCTTTAGTTCCTGAATGGCAAAAAGGTTGCATCCGCTTTCATAACGTTAATTTGAAAACCGTTAATTCAAAGTCGCATACAGCAGAGgaaaattctttaattgaaattaactTGAATATGCATCAAATTGACATGACATTATCATTAAGAAAATGGCTATTGGGAAATGGCCTCATAAATGACATAGCCATACTAGGGATGACCGGAGAAGTCTCCACATGTGTGCCTAATAAAGATTCTCAACAAAGCTTAATACAATGGTTCCAAAATCCAAAATATAAACTAGGGGAGGTAAAAGTCGCCGACTCGTCAATAGTGCTGCATGATCATCAACTACAAAAGAATTTTACTATATCGGTCTATAATATGGAACTCCAGCAGTTTAGGTTCGAGTGGATGATAAGAGACTTCTTGAACGCTAACGTTGTAGATGGCTCCAtcaataattctttattcAACTTCCATAAACgacaattaaaattaactCATTCAAATGAACTAGAGCATGATTTATCGGGATGGGAAAGAATAACAAGACTGAGAGTAGATTCAATGAACGTACGACAATTGGGCCTACATAGAACTGACTCGTTTGGTTGGATAGAAGACGGCGAACTAGATATTGTTGCTGATATAATGGTACCAACTGAAGAcgataatagtaataagAATGAACTCTTATCTGCATCACTCAAAAATTTAAGCATTAATAACATTACCTTTTATGACACATATGACAACTTGCATGATAACATCGATAATGAATATGCATTTAACCACAACATCACAAGAACAAATgatacaaataaatatttagttttggatttgaaattcaaattcaaaaatttaaaagcaAGCTTCCCAACTCGAAGCCCTCGCTTATCAACAGGAGAACAGATAATTTCAGTAGATGAGTTAAAACCAATTATCTCTTACATAAATACGAAATATGCTTTATTTCATTCCCATTTGAACTCGAATGAAGGTAACACTGTATGGAATTCGccaaatatattcattaataaagCTAAATCCTATCCGGTAACCACAGTTTTCCAGTCTTCCAAGCGGactgatgaagatgataaGGAAGGTAAAATCGGTGGTAAGAAACAAGTTATTAGATTCCATGATGATATGCCAACACCTGATAACGAGATAGTCTTAAATTTTAGAGTAGTAAAAAACGTTGAGGAATTAAGAAACATGGTTTTATTCGGGGAAACAGGTATATACGATTCTTTAACAATGGAATTATATGttgatttaatgaaaattgttgaagaaTGGGAGttcaagaagaagaacgATTGGGTTAAAGCTTGGGGATCAACTTTTGCTTCCCAATTAATTATAGTAGGGATCGGGGCAATggtttaa
- the SPP2 gene encoding spliceosome ATPase-activating subunit SPP2 (similar to Saccharomyces cerevisiae SPP2 (YOR148C); ancestral locus Anc_5.484) yields MSGFSINLKKGKLSKSKSNKKSKMKNLFLDSKDNNLKKKTKMMLTHFDDVSEPNEPVPLVIKPVPNQPLIPIVDESNTERIDDASIKYGLNTAKQYDDETTKGISSVEIGIDYQNSIMNKHLEQLPEITKEEEYDEVPIEEFGHALLRGMGWDGKDDNDYDDDKKKNKSEKLPHQTVRAKFSGIGTNVTIGMGLQEGTFMPLKKIERNK; encoded by the coding sequence ATGAGTGGtttttcaatcaatttaAAGAAGGGGAAGCTTTCCAAGAGCAAGTCTAACAAGAAATCTAAAATGAAGAACCTTTTCCTGGACTCAAAGGATAATAActtgaaaaagaaaaccaAAATGATGCTAACACATTTTGATGACGTATCTGAACCAAACGAACCTGTTCCATTGGTTATTAAACCTGTTCCAAACCAGCCATTGATCCCGATAGTCGATGAATCAAATACTGAGCGTATAGACGATGCCTCGATTAAATATGGATTAAATACTGCGAAACAGTATGATGACGAAACTACCAAGGGTATATCTAGTGTTGAAATTGGAATAGATTATCAAAATAGCATTATGAACAAACATTTAGAACAACTACCAGAAATAACGAAAGAGGAAGAGTACGATGAGGTACCGATAGAAGAATTTGGGCATGCTCTGCTCAGGGGCATGGGATGGGATGGCaaagatgataatgattatgatgatgataagaagaagaataaaTCTGAAAAGTTACCACATCAAACAGTAAGAGCAAAATTCTCAGGTATTGGAACAAATGTTACTATTGGCATGGGTTTACAAGAAGGGACATTTATGccattgaaaaaaatcGAAAGGAATAAATAA
- the SHE9 gene encoding She9p (similar to Saccharomyces cerevisiae SHE9 (YDR393W); ancestral locus Anc_5.485) — MQCVNRETRMLACRHVARLRPFGLNIRTSRNLYQLHSANARLYATKKVNNKIIDSTWYTKDGPDSSSNGHKPKLRSTVDFALDKLKDNLNRGKDLYRKYSSQLGEQKSKIKGALREAESRFQEQEALEKKDSKLNYNIDATTGGKITGLPSEREVHRRRWARKLEYYLDSLQETIFSASKAFNDVTGYSSVQKLRNSIDFLQNQLQETKIQLKQVKKEYADAIDRRNNSQRELNELLQRKSSWSTDDLENFTRIYKDDSQNTKQEQELKQSVLEWEAKNEKVSEDLYTAILTRYHEEQIWSDKIRRTSSYSSFFLMGMNLFLFLVLQLFLEPWKRRRLTNSFEDKVKLALNEQSASLSKDSIESVDKLNDKLEAFLQTQNPKETNPLDTSAIWTWLRDITTKLQYFELFNPNKTITLTPLQVYSVLAMTSLLTIFLNALV, encoded by the coding sequence ATGCAATGTGTCAATAGAGAAACAAGGATGTTAGCCTGTAGGCATGTTGCCAGGCTTAGACCCTTTGGACTGAATATTAGAACTTCACGAAACCTGTACCAATTACATTCCGCTAATGCAAGACTTTACGCTACAAAAAAGGTAAATAACAAGATAATAGATAGCACTTGGTATACCAAAGATGGACCTGACAGTAGTTCGAATGGACATAAACCCAAGCTCAGGAGCACAGTAGATTTTGCATTGgataaattaaaggatAATTTAAACAGAGGAAAAGATCTGTACCGTAAGTACTCCTCTCAATTGGGAGAGCAGAAGAGTAAGATCAAAGGGGCTCTTCGAGAAGCGGAGAGTAGATTTCAAGAACAAGAAGCATTGGAGAAGAAAGATTCAAAGTTGAATTATAACATCGATGCCACCACAGGTGGTAAAATTACAGGTCTGCCGTCTGAAAGAGAAGTACATCGTAGAAGATGGGCAAGAAAacttgaatattatttagatTCCTTACAAGAGACGATATTTTCAGCTAGCAAAGCATTCAATGACGTTACTGGGTACTCTTCAGTACagaaattaagaaatagCATTGACTTTCTGCAAAATCAGTTACAAGAAACAAAGattcaattgaaacaaGTCAAGAAGGAATATGCCGATGCGATCGATAGAAGGAATAACTCTCAAAGAGAATTGAACGAATTATTACAAAGGAAAAGCTCGTGGTCCACAGATGATTTGGAAAATTTTacaagaatatataaagatgaTTCTCAAAATACAAAACAAGAACAAGAGTTAAAACAATCCGTACTGGAATGGGAGGCCAAAAACGAGAAGGTTAGCGAGGATCTGTACACTGCTATCCTGACAAGGTATCATGAAGAGCAGATCTGGTCGGACAAGATCCGAAGGACATCAAGTTACAGTTCGTTTTTCTTGATGGGgatgaatttatttctatttcttGTGTTGCAGTTATTTCTAGAGCCTTGGAAGAGGCGTAGATTGACGAACTCGTTTGAGGATAAAGTTAAACTCGCCCTAAATGAACAATCTGCCTCTCTAAGTAAAGACTCAATCGAAAGTGTAGACAAATTGAACGACAAACTGGAGGCATTCCTGCAGACCCAAAATCCCAAGGAGACAAATCCACTAGATACAAGTGCCATCTGGACATGGCTAAGAGATATCACGACcaaattacaatattttgagTTATTCAACCCCAATAAAACCATCACTTTAACCCCACTACAGGTCTATTCCGTTCTCGCGATGACCAGTCTGCTTACCATCTTTCTCAACGCACTAGTCTAA
- the RPT3 gene encoding proteasome regulatory particle base subunit RPT3 (similar to Saccharomyces cerevisiae RPT3 (YDR394W); ancestral locus Anc_5.486), whose amino-acid sequence MEELGISQDSVVVGDEKPVVKSYASLVAQLENTGVGSNGLLDVNGANSDVYLKLKKLEKEYELLSLQEEYIKDEQRHLKRELLRAQEEVKRIQSVPLVIGQFLEPIDENTGIVSSTTGMSYVVRILSTLDRELLKPSMSVALYRYSNALVDILPPDSDSSISIMGDNEKPDVSYSDVGGLDMQKQEIREAVELPLVQADLYEQIGIDPPRGVLLYGPPGTGKTMLVKAVANSTNASFIRVNGSEFVHKYLGEGPRMVRDVFRLARENAPSIIFIDEVDSIATKRFDAQTGSDREVQRILIELLTQMDGFDQSTNVKVIMATNRADTLDPALLRPGRLDRKIEFPSLRDRRERRLIFGTIAAKMSLAPEADLDSLIVRNDSLSGAIIAAIMQEAGLRAVRKNRYVILQSDLEEAYAAQVKTDSDVDKFDFYR is encoded by the coding sequence atggaaGAATTAGGTATATCTCAGGATAGTGTGGTTGTTGGTGATGAAAAGCCAGTAGTCAAGTCTTATGCCAGTTTGGTGGCCCAATTAGAGAATACCGGTGTTGGCAGTAACGGTTTGTTGGATGTCAATGGTGCGAACTCTGAcgtttatttgaaattgaagaaactAGAAAAAGAATACGAATTATTGAGTTTACAAGAGGAGTATATCAAAGATGAGCAGCGTCATTTGAAGAGAGAGTTGTTAAGAGCACAAGAAGAAGTGAAAAGAATCCAATCGGTTCCACTAGTTATTGGCCAGTTCTTGGAACCAATCGATGAAAATACTGGTATTGTGTCAAGTACTACAGGTATGAGTTATGTTGTGAGGATATTATCCACTTTGGATCGTGAACTGTTAAAACCATCGATGTCAGTGGCGCTATACCGTTATTCAAATGCTTTAGTCGATATTCTACCTCCAGATTCAGACTCCAGTATATCAATTATGGgtgataatgaaaaaccGGACGTCAGCTATTCAGATGTCGGTGGTTTAGATATGCAGAAACAAGAAATAAGGGAAGCAGTTGAATTGCCATTGGTGCAAGCTGATTTATACGAGCAAATCGGTATTGACCCACCAAGAGGTGTCTTATTATATGGTCCACCAGGTACAGGTAAGACCATGTTAGTTAAAGCTGTTGCAAACAGTACCAATGCATCTTTTATTAGGGTCAATGGTTCGGAATTCGTTCACAAATATCTAGGTGAAGGTCCAAGGATGGTGCGTGATGTTTTTAGATTAGCAAGAGAGAATGCACcatctattatttttattgatgaagTTGATTCCATTGCCACAAAACGTTTTGATGCACAAACAGGGTCCGATCGTGAAGTCCAACgtattttaattgaactATTGACACAAATGGACGGTTTCGATCAATCAACAAATGTGAAAGTCATCATGGCCACCAATAGAGCTGATACTTTGGATCCAGCTTTGTTGAGACCAGGTAGATTGGATAGAAAAATAGAATTCCCATCCTTACGTGATAGACGTGAACGTCGTCTTATTTTTGGTACCATTGCAGCCAAGATGTCATTGGCTCCAGAAGCAGATTTGGATTCTTTGATTGTACGCAACGATTCATTATCAGGTGCTATCATAGCTGCAATCATGCAAGAGGCCGGTTTACGTGCAGTAAGGAAGAATAGATATGTCATTTTACAAAGTGATCTAGAAGAAGCATATGCCGCCCAAGTCAAAACGGATTCTGACGtagataaatttgatttctACAGGTAA
- the SXM1 gene encoding Sxm1p (similar to Saccharomyces cerevisiae SXM1 (YDR395W); ancestral locus Anc_5.488), with translation MDNEQAILQCIEDTVVSNDVLIKEAEQKLFEFQKQAGFTAFLLKIVSNTELPLAVRMSAAIYMKNKIHRSWNELQKEDGIKQPEQAQLKEALIQTLISNVEDSHIRPHLTESIRAILNNQDEWDLTPMIHELLSSGNQNYIYPGFLLLFEVCIFHRWDMVGSRSYIDKVINDIFPTVENIASQLINSEDYRSNELLYLILKCFKYGCLNNFPAYFNNVDKLNSWVQLHLFICAKPLPKQVLDLDYADRSLDKRVKVNKWGFGNLNRFIHKFSRTTKVITKEFLDYVNKNLVPTILQEYFKIIEQWGTKSLWISESSLYYLIQFLEKCVNTDELYPLVEPHLEVIIQNVIFTCLCANPQSVQLLEEDPEEYTRRYFDLNREGSTADVASTDFIFVVGEKRPEQMSKILPFVNEIFNSFAANASDINTAYRQEGSLRVASTLFSFLSSSNELEGIFSHYIIEFLSQKQYPFLVARALETIALYTNSFQDMNTLSKIFELTYNNFMQSDVIPIKIEAADALKSLIISNPDIHSHISPQVPGIMENLLKLSKEFEIDILSEVMESFVERFADELTPFAEDLARNLCEQFLQVGQSLIEKGSTTYTSSDQDQELQLIALLQTMTTMVMSMNKVSLIDILAPAVKFIIVNAQISFLTEAIDLIDSLALSSIALYNQFTPAIWEVFHDILDSYQTYASDYFESYQIFFETVVSSGFTHDTTYLEPFLQILASEIESDADYNVASVLNVLVFYALSMKDIPLFEQALKVSTNEELDLEDSEIIKVFLANLFVKPVETLQITEKTGMTLVMLQKWFDHKFTSVFGIKLQVVAILTLLKLPELPSCVNGFIPQFADKLVTLIEKLPEAIRKRDAMAKGEEGFDELLESQDDEDYFEGYEDDMKETVLDEVNCFQDISVFFSQLQSSSPDKYEQIIGTLSAEKRNSLQVIMEFVSQT, from the coding sequence ATGGATAATGAACAAGCTATATTGCAATGTATTGAGGATACTGTAGTATCAAATGATGTCCTTATCAAGGAAGCTGAACAAAAATTGTTCgaatttcaaaaacaaGCTGGTTTCACTGCATTTTTACTGAAAATAGTCTCTAATACTGAACTTCCTTTAGCTGTTCGTATGTCAGCTGCTATTTACATGAAGAATAAGATTCACAGATCATGGAAtgaattacaaaaagaagatggTATCAAACAGCCAGAACAGGCGCAACTTAAAGAAGCATTGATCCAGACTTTGATTTCCAATGTCGAAGATAGTCACATTAGACCACATTTAACAGAATCTATTAGAGCTATCTTGAACAACCAAGATGAATGGGATTTGACTCCTATGATTCATGAGTTATTAAGTAGCGGCAACCAAAACTATATTTATCCAGGGTTTTTGCTGTTGTTCGAAGTTTGCATTTTCCACAGATGGGATATGGTCGGTAGTAGATCCTACATTGACAAAGTTATCAACGATATTTTCCCAACTGTCGAAAATATTGCTTctcaattgattaattcCGAAGATTACAGATCGAATGAGTTGTTATACTTGATTTTGAAGTGTTTCAAATATGGttgtttaaataatttcCCAGCTTATTTTAACAATGTTGACAAGCTAAACTCATGGGTACAATTGCATTTATTTATCTGTGCCAAACCTTTACCTAAGCAAGTTTTGGATTTGGATTATGCCGATAGATCCCTAGATAAAAGAGTTAAGGTCAATAAATGGGGCTTTGGTAACTTGAACAGATTTATCCATAAGTTTAGTAGAACCACCAAAGTCATTACAAAGGAATTCTTGGATTATGTGAACAAGAATCTAGTTCCAACAATTTTACAagaatatttcaaaatcatcgAACAATGGGGGACAAAATCCTTATGGATCAGTGaatcatcattatattatttaatccaatttttagaaaaatGTGTTAATACTGATGAACTATACCCTTTGGTTGAACCACATTTGGAAGTCATTATCCAGAATGTGATTTTCACATGTCTATGTGCAAATCCTCAAAGTGTTCAACTATTGGAAGAAGATCCTGAAGAATACACTAGACGTTACTTCGACTTGAATAGAGAAGGGTCAACTGCTGACGTCGCTTCAACTGATTTCATCTTTGTTGTTGGTGAAAAACGTCCAGAACAGATGTCTAAGATTTTACCATTCGTTAACGAAATCTTTAATAGTTTTGCCGCAAATGCTTCTGATATTAACACTGCTTATAGACAAGAAGGTTCATTAAGAGTTGCATCAACcttattttcatttttaagCTCATCTAATGAACTGGAAGGTATTTTCAGTCATTATATCATTGAATTTCTGTCTCAAAAACAGTATCCATTTTTAGTCGCAAGAGCTTTAGAAACTATCGCCTTGTATACAAATAGTTTCCAAGATATGAATACATTGTCTAAAATTTTTGAGTTAACATATAACAACTTCATGCAAAGTGATGTAATTCCAATCAAAATTGAGGCTGCTGATGCattgaaatcattaattaTTTCTAACCCAGATATTCATTCACACATTTCTCCTCAAGTTCCAGGCATTATGGAAaacttattaaaattatcaaaagaatttgaaattgatattttatcaGAAGTCATGGAGTCCTTCGTTGAAAGATTTGCTGATGAATTAACACCATTTGCTGAAGATTTAGCGAGAAACTTATGTGAACAATTTTTACAAGTTGGCCAATCcttaattgaaaaaggCAGTACTACTTACACGAGTTCCGACCAAGATCAAGAACTACAATTAATCGCGTTACTCCAGACTATGACAACCATGGTTATGTCCATGAACAAAGtatcattaattgatattttagCTCCTGCTGTAAAGTTCATCATCGTCAATGCTCAGATTTCCTTTTTAACTGAGGCTATTGATTTGATAGATTCATTAGCATTATCATCCATTGCTTTATATAACCAATTTACACCAGCGATTTGGGAAGTTTTCCATGACATATTGGATTCATACCAGACTTATGCTTCTGATTACTTTGAATCttaccaaatattttttgaaacagTTGTATCCAGCGGATTTACTCATGATACCACTTATTTAGAACCatttttacaaattttaGCTTCCGAAATCGAAAGTGATGCTGATTACAATGTCGCCAGCGTTTTGAATGTATTAGTGTTTTATGCTCTTTCCATGAAGGACATTCCGTTATTTGAACAAGCTCTTAAGGTCTCCACTAATGAGGAATTAGATTTAGAAGATTCTGAGATCATTAAAGTATTTTTGgctaatttatttgttaaacCAGTCGAGACATTACAGATCACCGAGAAAACAGGTATGACTTTAGTCATGTTACAAAAATGGTTTGATCATAAATTCACAAGTGTTTTTGGTATAAAATTACAAGTCGTTGCCATTTTAACCTTATTAAAATTACCAGAATTACCAAGTTGTGTAAATGGATTCATCCCACAGTTTGCTGATAAATTAGTCacattaattgaaaaattaccAGAAGCTATTAGAAAGCGTGATGCTATGGCTAAAGGTGAAGAAGGTTTTGATGAATTACTGGAAAGTCAAGATGACGAAGACTACTTTGAAGGTTACGAAGATGACATGAAGGAAACTGTCTTGGATGAAGTAAATTGTTTCCAGGATATAAGTGTCTTTTTTTCACAATTGCAATCAAGCTCTCCAGATAAGTATGAACAAATAATCGGTACATTAAGCGCTGAAAAGAGAAACTCTCTACAGGTGATTATGGAATTTGTATCACAAACATAA
- the UTP5 gene encoding Utp5p (similar to Saccharomyces cerevisiae UTP5 (YDR398W); ancestral locus Anc_5.490), which translates to MSIQGSPVVLSRYDSSGQYLACVTVELDKQRVSVESIGDSNYSFDNQSFLYFDDSNLGVSSLKWSYLASTETSCVLIGLTNGEIWIYSPLSNEVIYKLSTNNSFEIKDIDVLDEKLFCVDSKDYIYEFSLSEFKMIQHFQIESCIALNKITILPTNPNHILVASHSIFLVDITSKEVQLTIPGHMSPVSILKVLNSEFILSTARDDRFMNIYDITSGLTKTVLVAQSDIVGFSNTSENAIAIITEDGKIEIFEDPLVSTTTTKRRGNKSKHASKTIEFKSEKDQIIPALNLFISGDILNVTWLQNATIRNFTQLKWKELDNSYTHTVELNHGKKNNSKDHSLYGQDLAAAKTYAEGNARVSSGDNFKHVMDVIKHIEQEEEQREREGEEESSETLADKLEAASISRLKNKKMKDSKSGIATGTFTVILSQALQANDHSLLETVLNNRDERVTKDTILRLKPTLAVVLLERLAERIARQTHRQGPLSIWVKWCLIIHGGYLVTVPNLISTLSSLHSTLKRRSDLLPRLLALETRLDYVLDTIEVEQSDIVEEFEYENEQLLELEDGEEEEYVEYNEELDDAGLIDDEEESYESESDEDMSEEDDGAEQGNKKKLTPEEDIDDEEDEEAGYSDEEM; encoded by the coding sequence atgtCCATTCAAGGCTCTCCTGTTGTTCTATCAAGGTATGATTCAAGTGGTCAATATTTAGCATGCGTCACTGTTGAATTGGATAAACAGCGTGTTTCTGTTGAATCAATAGGTGATTCAAATTATAGTTTCGACAATCAATCATTTTTATACTTTGATGACTCCAATTTAGGTGTCTCCAGTTTGAAATGGAGCTATCTTGCATCTACCGAAACGTCATGTGTGTTGATTGGTTTAACAAATGGTGAGATTTGGATATATTCTCCATTATCAAATGAAGTTATCTATAAGTTATCAACAAACAActcttttgaaattaagGATATCGATGTTTTAGATGAGAAACTATTCTGTGTTGACAGTAAGgactatatatatgagtttTCTCTATCTGAATTTAAGATGATTCAACATTTTCAAATCGAATCATGTATTGCATTGAATAAGATCACTATTTTGCCAACAAACCCAAACCATATTTTGGTTGCTTCGCATTCAATTTTCTTGGTAGATATTACATCCAAGGAGGTACAGCTTACAATCCCAGGACATATGTCTCCAGTTAGCATTTTAAAGGTATTAAACAGTGaatttattctttcaaCTGCGCGGGATGATAGATTCATGAATATTTATGATATAACTTCCGGTCTAACCAAAACAGTATTAGTTGCCCAATCTGACATCGTGGGTTTTTCAAATACAAGTGAAAATGCAATTGCTATCATTACAGAAGATGGTaagattgaaatttttgaagatCCTTTAGTTTCAACAACTACAACTAAGAGAAGAGGTAATAAATCGAAACACGCTTCCAAAACTATAGAATTTAAATCGGAAAAGGATCAAATCATTCCAGCATTGAACTTATTTATCAGTGGTGACATACTAAATGTCACTTGGTTACAGAATGCTACTATTAGAAATTTTACACAATTAAAATGGAAAGAACTAGATAATAGTTACACCCACACAGTTGAACTTAATCATggtaaaaaaaataattcgAAAGATCATTCTTTATATGGTCAAGATCTGGCCGCTGCCAAAACATATGCAGAAGGTAACGCTAGAGTCAGTTCTGGCGACAATTTTAAGCATGTTATGGATGTGATAAAACACATCGAGCAAGAAGAGGAACAAAGAGAGAGAGAAggagaagaagaaagttCGGAAACATTAGCTGATAAATTAGAAGCTGCATCAATTTCTcgtttaaaaaataaaaaaatgaaagacTCAAAATCAGGCATTGCAACTGGTACGTTTACTGTCATCTTATCACAAGCATTGCAAGCAAATGATCATTCCCTATTAGAAACTGTATTAAATAACCGTGATGAAAGAGTTACCAAAGACACAATTTTGAGACTAAAGCCAACTTTAGCAGTTGTACTTCTGGAAAGATTGGCTGAGAGAATTGCTAGACAAACACATCGTCAAGGTCCATTGAGTATATGGGTTAAATGGTGTTTAATCATTCACGGTGGTTATTTAGTAACTGTGCCAAACTTAATATCTACGCTTTCATCTCTGCATTCAACATTAAAGAGACGTTCTGATTTATTACCAAGACTTCTAGCATTAGAGACAAGATTGGATTATGTTCTAGATACAATTGAGGTTGAGCAAAGCGATATCGtagaagaatttgaatatgaaAATGAACAGTTGCTTGAACTTGAAGATGGAGAAGAAGAGGAATACGTCGAATATAACGAAGAATTAGATGACGCTGGATTGATCGATGATGAGGAAGAAAGTTACGAAAGTGAATCGGATGAAGATATGTCTGAAGAGGACGATGGAGCTGAACAAGGtaataagaagaaattaACTCCAGAAGAGGACATCGATGACGaggaagatgaagaagcCGGATACAGTGACGAGGAGATGTAA